Part of the Hippoglossus stenolepis isolate QCI-W04-F060 chromosome 4, HSTE1.2, whole genome shotgun sequence genome is shown below.
GCACGTGGATGCtgaggaaacagctgcaggaacatgtggaggaagaagaggccaGAACCCATCATGGCTGACGGGTCACAGGCCACAGATTACtggctctgtgctgctctggaTGAGACTTGGAGATAAGTGTGGATAACGGCTCAGCTCCAGTTAAAGCTCTGCTGGTGCAGGTTTACAGAAACGGACCAGTGCCAGACTCTGGTTtgtacactcacacatatacatatgAGAGATAGAATGAAAAACAGGAGCGCTCTCCGGTCAGTCCTCTCACAACGAcgtcactctgctgctgtgggcGTCACTGACTTAAAGAGTTCAGGTCACTGCCTCATCTCCGTTCACACTCTGTATTATTCTGACTCTCGTGCACTGAAGGTTCTTCACTTCTTTAGCATGATCTTCTTTTACATCATATAAATCTACTGATTGTGAGTTTGatggttttatcattttctgaacagtgttgttgttttacaaactgaaatgtgGAGGAATATAAACTCCTCCCGAGTTTCTTACTTCACTCTGGCTGCTTATCTGGACTCTGGACTGTTGAGATACTTGTTCTTCATGCTGGTCCTGTCGTTGTACTTGTTGATCCTTTGTGCCAACGTGCTGCTGATTGTCGTTATCTGTATGAACAGAAGTCTACATGAACCTATGtacgtgtttctgtgcagcctgtTTGTAAATGAACTGTATGGTAGCACAGGGTTGTTTCCTTTGCTCCTGGTTCAGATTCTCTCAGACGTTCACACTGTTTCTcgtcctctttgtttcctgcagatctTTTGTGTTCACTCTTATGTTTGTATTGGATATTTAAACTTAACCGTGATGTCTTATGACCGATACCTGGCCATCTGTTGTCCTCTGCAGTACAACACACGTATGACAACTAAAAAAGTTACGATGCTAATTGCTGTAACGTGGTTGTTCCCTTTTCTTGCGATTGTTGTTTTGATATCATTGACTTCCCCTTTACAGCTGTGTGGAAACATCATTCACAAAGTTTACTGTGACAATTATTCTGTGGTCAAACTGTCGTGTTCTGACACCACAGTCAACAACGTCTACGGACTCATCTACACATTTATCTCCATCATCCTTCCTCTGCTTTTAATCCTCTACACGCATATGAGGATTCTAAaggtttgtttctctggttcCAAACAGACGAGACAAAAGCCGTCAGCACCTGCACCCCCACCTGGCCTCGCTGCTCAACTTCTCCTTCGGGGTTTGTTTTGAAGTATTACAGAGCAGGTTCAATATGAGCAGTGTTCCTATTATGTTGAGAATATTTGTATCTATATATTTTCTAACATGTCAGCCGCTGTTCAACCCTGTGATGTACGGactgaaaatgtctaaaatccGTAACCTATACGTCCATCGGGTCTCACGACAGACACCTTGACATCCAGGACATGCAGCAGCTGTGTAGtgcacctcctcctgcacttcaaacaacactgatgtttattgttaacTGTATGAAAAGATATAAGGACTTGAGATATTTgcacattattaaatataaaaggatAATGAATATATTTATCTCGTGGTTCTTgtggttttatgtgtgtgtgtgtgtgtgtgtgtgtgtgtgtgtgtgtgtgtgtgtgtggcttccAGTCCTTCATGTGATCCAGGTTGATACTGGCTAGTTGCTGTTGGCAGTTAtttgaccctaaccctaagtgAAGGGGTCAAAGGTGACGTCATAGGCCAGTTGTTTTCTGAGCCAATAGATATCAGGCCAGAGCTTAAAGGTTGAATCTATACAATTACTGCActgtgcagtttctgtgtatatatttcTGCAAACTTTTTCCAGATTCAtgtaaggtcactgtgaccttgacatttgacctttgacctctcgtTTCCTTCATGACATCAATGCACGAAGGAGCACAACctaaacattaaaaagaaatagatacatgaatatgaatgaaaaatgtcataataaataatgaaggtCTTAATTAAATTATAACATGTCATGTTTatgcttttatatttattattctccTTATTTattgatatacattttttaattaattaattcgtttttttaagtatttgttttctctttcattaatttcttgtgaactttgacctgtgaAAGCAACAGAAAGTCGACCCCCCCTCACACTTTGAATCAAAGCCTCCTCATTGGCTTAATGCAgcagaaatacaaatgaatgaatgaatgatttaataaaaatgaataagaacaaatttgtgttaaaattaaagaataactttaaaaactgaaaataattcatgaggGGAATAATTGCAACAGTAGATTTATTTCCTTATTGATTTTGGATTTGTCCCTTGTGGTCGTCCACAGCTCTGCGTCCACTGGTGGGTTTAAAAGAAGCAGACATCGTGATGTTGGACGTGTTGAGTTTGACTCGTTCTCAGACTGAACGCTGTGTCACGCTCACACTGATCTGGGATGTGAGTATGACACTGAATTCTTCCTGTGATCTGTACCAAGATGAAAATCATGACAAACTCCACCcagttttcatatttcatcctCGGTGCTTTCTTCAACTCTGGACTGTTGAGATACTTGTTCTTCATGCTGGTCCTGTCGTTGTACTTGTTGATCCTTTGTGCCAGCGTGCTGCTGATTGTCGTTATCTGTATGAACAGAAGTCTACATGAACCTATGtacgtgtttctgtgcagcctgtTTGTAAATGAACTGTATGGTAGCACAGGGTTGTTTCCTTTGCTCCTGGTTCAGATTCTCTCAGACGTTCAcactgtttctcttcctctttgtttcctgcagatctTCTGTGTTTATTCTTACGGAAGTGTGGAATTTACTAATTTAGCCGTCATGTCTTATGACCGATATCTGGCCATCTGTTGTCCTCTGCAGTACAACGCACATATGACGTCTCATAAAGTTGCCTTTCTCATTGCAGTTGTGTGGTTACCtccttgtgctgctgtttttgtcaCGACTTCTCTGACTTGGTCTTTACAGCTGTGTGGAAACATCATTAACAAAGTGTACTGTGATAACTACTCCATCATTAAACTGGCCTGTTATGACACCAGAGTCAATAACATCTATGAacttgttgctgtttttcccacagtctgtgttcctgtgtctgCGAGTCTTTATTTCTACGTGAGgattttaaaggtttgtttctctggttgtaaacagacgagacaaaaaGCCGTCAGCACCTGCACCCCCCACCTGGCCTCGCTGCTCAACTTCTCCTTCGGGGTTTGTTTTGAAGTATTACAGAGCAGGTTCAATATGAGCACTTTACCTCATGTGTTGAGAATATTTttatctctgtattttctcacatGTCAGCCGCTCTTTAACTCCATCATGTACGGTCTGAATATGTCCAAAATACGCCTGCTGTGTAAGAGTCTGCTCTTAAGTCCCTACagcaaatgtgtttgaataaaagacaataaatgtcACTTCACGTGAGTCAGTAATATTATTTGAGTTGATGTTGTATTCAAATGTAGGAAATGAAGTTTCGATGTGTTTGATCGTTGACAAACAACGAAGAcgctgttttatttgttttcagtgaaaaaacatttatttttctttgttttgtttctttttcatttgaaaacatttgtagAGACTttgagactttactcagagactttactcagatactttactcagagactttactcagagactttactcagagactttactaagatactttactcagagactttactaagatactttactcagagactttactcagagactttactaagatactttactcagagactttactcagagactttactcagagactttactaagatactttactcagagactttactaagatactttactcagagactttactcagagactttactaagatactttactcagagactttactcactcagagactttactcagagactttatagtactttactcagagactttactcagagactttactcagatactttactcagagactttactcagagactttactcagattactttactcagagactttactcagagactttactaagatactttactcagagactttactcagagactttactcagagactttactaagatactttactcagagactttactcagagactttactcagagactttactaagatactttactcagCTTTACCAGAGactttactaagatactttactcagagactttcGCCTTCCCtagagactttactcagagactttactcagagactttactcagagactttactaagatactttactcagagactttactcagagactttactaagATACCTTTTTaatactttactcagagactttactaagatactttactcagagactttactcagagactttactaagatactttactcagagactttactatTACTTCAGAActtactcagagactttactcagagactttactcagagactttactaagatactttactcagagactttactcagagactttactaagatactttactcagagactttactaagatactttactcagagactttactcagagactttactcagatactttactcagagactttactcagagactttactaagatactttactcagagactttactcagagactttactcagagactttactcagagactttactcagagactttactcagagactttactaagatactttactcagagactttactaagATACTTATAAATTTTTCTTTCGAGACTTTACCAGAGactttactaagatactttactcagatactttactcagagactttactcagagactttactcagagactttactcagagactttactaagatactttactcagagactttactaagatactttactgagagactttactcagagactttactaagatactttactcaatactttactcagagactttactcagagactttactgaGACTTCACTAAATTTTCTCAGAGACTCCGAGACTTTACTAGATACTTTACtagagactttactcagagattactcagatactttactcagagactttactcagagactttattAAGATACTTTACTgagagactttactcagagacttttcagagactttactcagagactttactcagagactttactcagagactttactaagatactttactctgagactttactcagagactttactcagagactttactaagatactttactcagagactttactcagagactttactcagagactttactcagatactttattcagagactttactaagatactttaCTGAGAGACcttactcagatactttactaagatactttactcagatactttactaagatactttaCTGAGAGACcttactcagatactttactctGAGACTTTACTCTGAGACTTTACTAGAGACTTTATCAGATACTTTCTAGATACTCTTTTGTTTACtagagactttactcagatactttactaagagactttactcagagactttactctgAGACTTTACTCTGAGACTTTACtaagagactttactcagatactttactaagatactttactcagatactttactcagatactttactcagagactttactcagagactttactcagatactTACTAGCCTTAGAGACTTTACTCTGAGACTTCTGAGACTTTACTCAGACTTTACTCGATACTTACTAAGATTCTTTACTCTGAGACTTTACTCTGAGACTCTAAGATACTTACTctgagactttactcagagactttactctgagactttactaagatactttactcagatactttactagagactttactcagagactttactctgAGACTTACTCAACTTGAGACTTTCTCAGAGACTTACTTGAGACTTACCAGAGACTTTACTAGAACTTTCTTATACTTTACtaagagactttactcagatactttactcagatactttactcagatactttactaagatactttactcagatactttactaagatactttactcagagactttaccCAGAGACATTAGATGATCTGTAATGATctgcttattattattagtgataTTTTATTACTAAAATCTGTCGCATATTTAACAACTACACAGTCAGTGACATTAGAACATTCAGTAGCATCCACTTGTATAGtgaggttggaaaagatggagaagagttttttggggtaATCAAAACAACAATCGCATGAAAAGGGAACAACCACGTTACAGCAATTAGCATCGTAACTTTTGTAGTTGTCATTTGTGTGTTGTACTGCAGAGGACAACAGACGGCCAGGTATCGGTCATAAGACATCACGGCTACATTAAACAATTCCACACAAGCGTAAGAATAAAGACAGAAGATCTGCAGATCCACTTGGATTCTTCCTGATAGATCACATTTTTAAGAAGTAGAGAAAACCTCTGCTCATTACCAACAGGATTTAAATGATCTTTTTCCCTTTGGATGGAGCTGAGACCGTTGACACCAACATCTATCAACATAAAGCGTATTTATGCCTTTATTTCTATCGGACTGGATTAATGCACTTTTCACAGGCGTCCCATAGAAAACAATAGAGACTCATTCAGAACTCTGCAGCCCGTTAACCAAAGAGGACCAAACCACACAGGATTGACCTCAaggttctcctcctcacacacaagGCTCTGGATGGACCCAGTTACACAGCTGCCTCTCTAGTGAACGATGTTCCCTCTAGAACACTGAGAACATCTGCAGCAAATCTATCAGAGGTTCCAGCCCAAAGAAAATCTGAGATGCAAGCTGTGGATCAGACTCGATATCAGAGAAGCTGGTTCAGTAAACgtctttaaaacatttctctttacttcagACTTTAACTAGATCTTACACTTACACTCCTGTGCTTTTATATTGatatcattttctttcttttctgtttttacgcattttttaaaatcaaattgaattttattttaaaatagtttttcctttaaatgtaattttacatGTTCCTATGTTTCTTAATATCTGTTCTCTTCTCatttgaattatgttttaacatgtttttatttcttatctCTATTGTACATAATGCATTTCTTGTATGGAAGGTGCTGTATTAATAAAGTTCATTTTGATTATTCTACCAGGTGGTGAAGTACACGAATCCTCTTATGTTCAAACatagtgtttattgtttaacaGACAATGTAATCAGTTCTCTGTGGAGTCATGAGCTGATTGGTCTCTGTGATAAACAGCTCTGGACTTTCTGAGGGAACCAAACTGTGTCTCGTGTGAAGACGCCTCAGGGACAAACATGTTGATGAGcctcagtgacctttgacctgaggGACAGTCGCAGCCTCTGTGGGATCAACTTCAGCCGAGTTCACTTTAATGATGTTTGGTTGCTTTGAGAAGTTCAGTGTGACTCACAATATTAGTTTCATCGAGACGTTTtctctgagagtctgaagcttcatgtgtttgttccatatttcacttgatctggttagttttggtttcacgttgtaatttagggactaaagaattgGTATTGTGGTTTTAGCAAATCAAACAATCTTTCACCACAGGTCGATCAAACAGTGACCAGATGAGAAGATACTTTCAATTCCCCCCGTGGCACAAAGGCGTTGATTTTATTTCTGGGCTCTTCAGTCAGTGTCAATCATCAATTCAATGCATCAGTGAAGGAAACATTTGGAACTTTATTCTGAAGTTAAGAGGTCAGCGAACAAAAGAACACATGAGGCCCTGAGTGGGATCACAACAGGCAGCTGATCCACAGCGTGTAGGGACGCTGGTCACTCCCAGGACAAGGTTCCAAAAGATAAACTTCAGAAATGATATTTAGGTTCACTGGAAATAATTCCTCTCAACGTGTAGCTGTTTCCGTGGTAACAACTGTGTGACATGGTGACACAAAGTGTAACTGTCGCTGTAGCTTGTGATGGATGAGAGCTTCTACACAGAGACTCTGTGACCTTTAAACATCCGTAGttttgacatttgcattctaAACATGATGGGATtcaacagaaactgcagcaCCGAGAAATACAAGGACAAGATGAGTCTGAGCACTTTGGGAAGATTGGTCATGTTAAAcctgctctgcattatttcaaacaaacagccGAAAGAGAAGTTGAGCAGCGACACCAGGTGGGGGCTGCAGGTACTGACGGCTTTCTGTCTCGTCTGTTTGgaaccagagaaacaaacttgAAGAATCTTCGTGTAGGAGAACAGGATCGGAAGCAGAGGAACTAAGACGGTCAGAACGGCACCGAACAGTCCGTAGATGTTGTTCACTGTGGTGTCGGAACACGCTAACTTAACAATCAGGTAGTTATTACAATACAAACTGTCCAAGACGTTTCCACAAAGAGGCAAACGGATGTTCAACGATAAAGTAACTAAGAACTTCCCAGAGGAATACACCCAGAGCACAATAATGAAGGTAACTGCTTTGTTCACCGTCATACGTGTGTTGTACTGCAGAGGACAACAGATGGCCAGATATCTGTCGTACGACATGACGGCTAAATTAGTAAATTCTACACTTCCGTAAGAATAAACACAGAagatctgcaggaaacaaagaggacgAGAAACAGTGTGAACGTCTGAGAGAATCTGAAgcaggaggaaaggaaacaaccCTGTGCTACCATACAGTTCATTTACAAacaggctgcacagaaacacgtaCATAGGTTCATGTAGACTTCTGTTCATACAGATAACGACAATCAGAGACGTGTTGGAAATCAGGATGAACATGTAAATCACTGCAGTCAACATGAACAACAAGTATCTCAAAGTTCCCACATGTAAATAAGCCTCAAGAACAAAGTAAGATGAAGTTGATGACGTTGAATTCAGcatcatttaaaattcaaacaggaggaaatgatGAAACTTTTCATTCTCATCGTTTTGtccaaaacaaaaacttgtTCAGAAACATTATAAAgttactttttgtatttttgtaaatattcaGATAGAAACATGTCGTCCTAAGATATAAGATAACAAGTCCTTTATTCGCCCGCAGCAGAAGACATCACATGAGTAGCCTGCAgtacttgtgtgtctgtgtctcttctctgaAGACGTCCAACACTTATGTCCATTTTATTACCACATGACTATTGACCGCTGATTGGCACATACATGAACTcagactccgcctcctcctccagcacctccctGTGGCGAGACTTTTTTTCAAAGAGCGACTTTCGGATCAAACCGTTTTACTGTTGAGTGACAGCTTCAGTTCTTAAATCTGATCCTGTTCAAACCTGTGAACTTTCAGGTTCAGTGTCCGAGCTGATGGAttcttctctttgctctttgaTGCCTTTCATGAATGAACACTGTCGAGGAAATGAAGTGACGGGGCCCTGAAGTCTGggccctctgttagtgacggggccactgaagtctgggccctctgttagtgacgggccactgaagtctgggccctctgttagtgacgggcCACTGATGTCTGGaacctctgttagtgacggggccactgaagtcgggccctctgttagtgacggggccCCTGAAGTCTGTaacctctgttagtgacggggccactgaagtctgggcccctctgttagtgacgggccactgaagtctgtaacctctgttagtgacgggccactgaagtctggaccctctgttagtgacggggccactgaagtctgtaacctctgttagtgacggggccactgaagtctgggcctctgttagtgacggggccactgaagtctggaacctctgttagtgacggggccactgaagtcgggcccctctgttagtgacggggccactgaagtctgggccctctgttagtgacggggccactgaagtcgggcccctctgttagtgacgggccactgaagtctgggccctctgttagtgacgggcCACTGAAGTCGggccctctgttagtgacggggccactgaagtctgggccCCTGTTAGTGATggggccactgaagtctgggccCTCTGTTAGTGATGGGGCCACTGAAGTATGGGCCCTCTGTTAGTGACAGTCACCAGTCTGggccctctgttagtgacgggcCACTGAAGTATGggccctctgttagtgacgggtcactgaagtctgggccctctgttagtgacggggccactgaagtatgggccctctgttagtgacgggcCACTGGGCAGTATGGgcctctgttagtgacgggtCACTGAAGTCGGGCCTGCTAGTGACGGGCCACTGAAGTATGGgcccctctgttagtgacggggccactgaagtctggccctctgttagtgacggggccactgaagtctgggcccctctgttagtgacggggccactgaagtctgggccCTCTGTTAGTGACTTTTCGTACATTTGACGTTACTTTGTGTCTTTGAAGTTGAACAGTTGGTTTCActtgttgtctttgatgtgAAGTTGAATcaacttattttatttgaatgatcGTAATAATTCCAGTTGTTAGTAAACAGCTTGGTGAAGAACACAGGTCATTATCCGTCCTGTGAGGACTCTGATTGGTCTCTGTGGTCTCTGTGTCTCGTGTGAAGACGCCTCAGGGACAAACATGTTGATGAGcctcagtgacctttgacctgaggGACAGTCGCAGCCTCTGTGGGATCAACTTCAGCCGAGTTCactttaataacaataatcaacaAGCTCCGTGAACACAAGTTTTCATCAGCTGATTCCATTTATA
Proteins encoded:
- the LOC118106606 gene encoding olfactory receptor 10A6-like, with protein sequence MMLNSTSSTSSYFVLEAYLHVGTLRYLLFMLTAVIYMFILISNTSLIVVICMNRSLHEPMYVFLCSLFVNELYGSTGLFPFLLLQILSDVHTVSRPLCFLQIFCVYSYGSVEFTNLAVMSYDRYLAICCPLQYNTRMTVNKAVTFIIVLWVYSSGKFLVTLSLNIRLPLCGNVLDSLYCNNYLIVKLACSDTTVNNIYGLFGAVLTVLVPLLPILFSYTKILQVCFSGSKQTRQKAVSTCSPHLVSLLNFSFGCLFEIMQSRFNMTNLPKVLRLILSLYFSVLQFLLNPIMFRMQMSKLRMFKGHRVSV